ACGCTTGTCTACTGATTTCACTGTATAGCCGATATGCACTCCGAACCGAATACATACCATCAGGCGTCAAGGGCCAAACTAGCGTATCTGTATCCACTACCTGACTTACATGAATACCCTTAATTATCTCAGCCTCCCACGGATAAAAATTACAATCTAATAATTCCTCATCCCACCTCCTAGTTCCGGGTAGAAACAATTCACTAACCACTTGAAGGGACTGGTCCCGTTGGGGTGAAATCACACAACCACTACCAACAGACGGAAGCCAACGATGCTGCCAGATAGATATATCTTTCCCATTGCCCACCCGCCAACGAGCACCCCTCAAAACCCCCTCCCGGGCTTGCAAAATACTCCGCCACGTGAAGGAACATCTAGGAGATTCTTTAGCATCAAAGATATTACCAGACAGAAAATATTTTGCTCGAAATACCTTGAAGACCAAAGAATTCCTATCATGAAACAAACGCCAAACTTGCTTTCCTAGCATAGCATCATTGAACATTCGTAGGTCCCTAAAACCCATACCACCAACCGATTTTGAGGAACAAAGAGTCTCCCACCGaacccaatgaattttcctaGAGTTTTCCGAAcaaccccaccaaaacttccgaATCATGGCTTCAATGTCCTTGAGCAAACCAATAGGGAGACGAAAAACACTCATAGAATAAATAGGGTTAGACTGAACCACCGCTTTGATCATGATTTCCTTACCGGCTTGAGAAAGTAAtttctccttccacccttgCATACGAGCCCAAATCCGCTCCTTGATATTGTTAAAGCAAGCCTTTTTCTGGCGCCCAACAAAGGAAGGGAGCCCCAGATATTTCTCATAACTTTTGATTGCAGGCACCCCTAGCATTACCTTCAACTCTTCCTGAATCACCTCAGAAGTATTCCTACTAAAAAATACCGTGGTCTTATCAAAATTAACCTATTGCCCAGATGCATCTTCATACCATGCCAGAATACGTTGAATATGAGCACACTCCGTAGGAGTTGCTCTGCAGAATAACAAACAATCATCTGCAAAACAAAGATGAGAGATTCTTGGACCTGCTCTGCAAATAGAATACCCCCTAATATCACCATCACAAGCTGCTTTAGAGATAAGAGCATTCAAACCTTCCGCAcagaataagaataaaaaaggaGATAGGGGATCCCCTTGCCTTAACCCCCTTGAAGGACGAATGAACCCTTGAGGCTCACCATTCACCAAAATTGAGTAAGTAACCGTGGTCACACATTGCATAATTAGGCCAACCCACGCCTCTTTGAAACCCATCTTCATCTAAACGGACTTTTCAAGCAACGtcgtgccaaaaaaaaaaataaataaataaatacacatCTTGAATTTAGTTTATGCTTTTATTTACTcctattatttattgtttaacTCGTTACATGTGTTAAATGTTATGTGAATGGCAGCCACACTGAATCTGAATTTATCCAACAAATTGTTGAAGAGATatcaaattccaaattataCCGGAATCCATTACATGTTGCTACATACCCAGTTGGAGTAAATTCTCGCATGGAGACCTTAGAAAAACTTTTAGATATTGAATCAAATGATGTTCGCATGATAGGGATCAGTGGCATTGGTGGAATAGGCAAAACTACAATTGCAAAAGCTATTTATAATAGCATTTCGTATGAATTTAAAGCAAAAAGTTTTCTAGAGAATGTTAGAGAGAGGTCAAAGACACATATAGGCATAATCCATTTACAAGAGGAACTTCTTTCTAATATCTCACAAAATAAGATTTTGAAGGTGAATAATGTATCTAGAGGAACCAAAATGATAAATGAAATTCTTTCCTTAAAGAGGTTTCTTATCATTCTTGATGAATGATGATGTGGATAATACGTACCAGATAGAAACATTGCTCCGACAATGTGATTGCTTTGCTTCTGGAAGTAGAATCATTATGACAACAAGATATAAAAGCTTGCTAGTTAAGCGAAATGGTCTTTCAACCTATGACTATGGGGTTAAGGAATTAAATGAATATGAAGCTACTAAACTCTTTCGTAATCATGCCTTCCTAGATAACAAGCTCTATGAAGATTATTTGGAACTTGAGAAAAAAGCTATACATTATGCCAAAGGCCTTCCACTAGCTCTAAAAGTAATGGGCGCTGATTTGTGTGGAAAAACTATAAATGAATGGAAAGATGCTTTAGATTATTGAAACAAATCCTCAcgaagaaattcaaaaaatactgAAAAGAAGTTATGAAGgattaaatgaaaatgaatagaatattttccttgatattgcatgtttcttcaaAGGATAtgacatgaattatgatatgaTTAGGGATGTATTGAAAGCATGTGGTTTGAACCCAGAATATGGTATTCAAAAACTTATTGAAAAGTGTCTCGTGACTGTTGGTAAAGATAAATATTTGTTGATGCATGATCTACTACAACAAATGGGTAAGAACATTGTTCGACGAGAAGCACCACAAGAGCCCGAAGAACGTAGCAGActatggtgttttgaggaagTTCTTGATGTAGTAACTGAAAATATGGTATGCATGTTGTTTTGATTCACTTTCTCCTTTtacttcctttttcctttcttctatttattctcaatatggttttgtttaaaatttgataattgttATAGTTTTTGGCGATTCACATACCCTTTTGTTCAACTAGGGTTTAGATAAAATTCGAAGCATAATATTGTGGTCGCCTAAACCGGAACCAGAAGAGGTGCAATTAAAGACACAATTTTGTAAGatgaaaaatcttaaattgcTTATGATTCGTAATGTACATTGTTGCGATGGACCCCTTGAATGTCTTCCCAATGGATTAAGCTTGCTTGATTGGTGTGAATATCCTTTTTCTTCGTGGCCATCtgatttttttcctaaaaaactGGTTGTGCTCAACATGCCTTTTAACCGATTAGAGGAACCACTTAAGCAGGTATGATCATTagcatttataaattattattatttttattattttttaaagtttttattatttatttatatatatatatatatatatatatatatatacttcttTAAAGAGTAAACCATGTtctaactttcaaatttttttttctgcagatttgtGCATCCCTAACATATGTGGACTTCAGTGAGTGCAAATTGATTAGAAAAATACCTGACTTATCAATGACCCCAAACATAACGAAATTGAATCTTAGATGGTGTCGAAATTTAGTTGAGATTGATGACTCCATGGGGCATCTTGATAAGCTTAAAGTGTTGGACCTTGGGGGTTGCCATAAACTTGAAACTCTTCCAAGCTGTCTCACAATGAAATCTCTTACATCTTTTAATCTTGTACTCTGCAATAGGCTTAAGAAGTTCCCCAATATCTTGCACGAAATGAAAGATTTAAAATCTTTACATCTGGGGAACTGTACCAATGAGTTGCCTCTGTCATTTGGGAATTTGATTGGGCTTAAGGacttaattttaacaatttgtttCAGAGGACAGGCACATCTTCCATGTAGCATCTATAATTTACATATAGAGAGGCTTGAACTTTCTGGCAATTTCATATTTCTAAAGGATGTGGAGATTGATAGACAGCCACTGTGCAATTCTCTTGGTTGCTTTTCCAAATATGTTTTTCCAAGCTTGAAACAgctgtcttaatttttttgaaattcgctcagaaatagattttattttgaattattgttGCTCCCTCACACTTGAAGAGTTATACATCTTCCAGAGCAAAATTGTTACCCTCCCAGAAAGCATGAGCAAATGTGAGAGATTACATACACTTCTTATTCGATATTGCAATGAGTTTCGGGAAATTATAAGGCTTCCCCAAAATATAAGACATGTAGTGGTAGTAAATTGCCACTCTCAGGATTCACAATCATTCTTTCAGGTATATCTCTCTTTTAAAGTTATTAAGAAACTATTTGTGTTACCTTCACAAATACTAAATGATTTGCTAATATGTAATTTGTTGAATTCGCTAACTGCATGAAGTTTCGAGAAATCATAGGGCTTTCACCAAATCTACCACCATGCTTAGGTGTTACAAGCCACATGTTAATGGGTCCACACTCATCTACTGCAAGATCCCTAGCGAGTGACACCCCCCTTAGTGAATATAAATTTGTGGTAACAGTAGATGAGAATGAGATTCCAAACTGGTTCAACCATCAAAGGGATGGAAATTTAATATCATTCTCGATTGGTCCCAAATTTCCAACCATTGCTCTCTGTGTTGCTTTGGAAATACAGGATTCTACTTGTTATTGTAATTACCATGTCATCATTTCCATCGATGGTAGCGTACGAACGTTTGAAAACATACTCATTGAAGAAAATATGAGGACTGAGCGTCTGTGTTTTTCCTGTAGACCTCAGAGCTCATTGCAGGATCTATTTGGGGACTTGAATCTAGGTGATCGGAATCATGTTGAGCTCTTCTGTGAAACTTTCACTCTTGATTGTTCTTCATCCGGAGAAACTACTCCTATCATTAAAAGGATAGGAGTCTATGTAGAATGCATTTGTGCTCCTCCTAAAAATCCCAGTATCTTTCATGACATTAATAGGCACCTTTCTTTGCAGTCAGGTTTGGGACTTCCAGTGGACACGGAAAATGGATCAGACTCAGGTTTGGCATTTGACTCTATCAAATGTTGATGGACTTGATTTGGGTTCATCTTCAGTGACCCATGTGGAATGCATATGTCCTCTTTCGTCCACGGACTTGATGCAAGGTGATATTGACGACACAGAGTTCGCACCTTTACTATCTCCTTTCTCCACTTCTAATGGTTCACGTACAAATCTTGGACTCAGACGCAGGAGACCCTTCCAATGGATATAGCAAATGGGTTGACTTAGGTTTAGGTATTGACTCAGCAGATGGTAATGGGCTTCATTTGGATTCTTCTTCAATTGGGGGTGGATCTTTAAGTTGAAATTTTCGGATTATATATAGTCCACGTACTCAGTGGGACCATCTTCGGTGCATTCGAGCAATGATGGCTGCGATTTGGTTTGTCATCAATTCTTTGAACGCATTGCATATAATAGCCCAGCTGTAACACAATGTCACTCTTGTCTCTCACGAAACTGGGCATCTCTCTTTGCCAACTGATTCAAGGCTTCAATTAGATGTGACAAATGGGTCTGACTTGGGTTTGGGATCTGACTC
This genomic stretch from Quercus lobata isolate SW786 chromosome 3, ValleyOak3.0 Primary Assembly, whole genome shotgun sequence harbors:
- the LOC115980188 gene encoding TMV resistance protein N-like; the encoded protein is MPEYVEYEHTPHTESEFIQQIVEEISNSKLYRNPLHVATYPVGVNSRMETLEKLLDIESNDVRMIGISGIGGIGKTTIAKAIYNSISYEFKAKSFLENVRERSKTHIGIIHLQEELLSNISQNKILKIETLLRQCDCFASGSRIIMTTRYKSLLVKRNGLSTYDYGVKELNEYEATKLFRNHAFLDNKLYEDYLELEKKAIHYAKGLPLALKVMGADLCGKTINEWKDALDY
- the LOC115980189 gene encoding disease resistance-like protein DSC2; the encoded protein is MNYDMIRDVLKACGLNPEYGIQKLIEKCLVTVGKDKYLLMHDLLQQMGKNIVRREAPQEPEERSRLWCFEEVLDVVTENMICASLTYVDFSECKLIRKIPDLSMTPNITKLNLRWCRNLVEIDDSMGHLDKLKVLDLGGCHKLETLPSCLTMKSLTSFNLVLCNRLKKFPNILHEMKDLKSLHLGNCTNELPLSFGNLIGLKDLILTICFRGQAHLPCSIYNLHIERLELSGNFIFLKDVEIDRQPLCNSLGCFSKYVFPSLKQLS